In Candidatus Manganitrophus morganii, the genomic window CCACTGAGCCGGGCGCCCGGTGGCTCCTTGCCCAGGCCGGCCGATTTGTCCCGGGAGAGCTTGAGATCGAGCAGGTCGATGGAACGCTTCTCGGCCCCCTTACTTTAAAAGGGGTCGCGTATGTAGATGAGACCCGCCGGCTCTCGATCGGAGCAGCCCGGCTCGCCTGGCGTCCGGCGCACCTGCTCAGCGGGGAGCTTTCGATCGAACTCCTGTCGATCGAGTGGGTCGATTATGAACAGGACGCCGAGGAAACCCCTCCCCCTGAAACGGGCGAGAGCGCTCTCCCGTCGATCGACCTTCCGATCCGGATCGTCGTCTCGAAGGCGACCCTGGACGACATCACCTTCACCTCGGACGATCAGACCGTCACGATCGACCATCTCGCGCTCGCCGGACGGATGGATGAACAGGGTCTTCGGATCGAATCGCTCCGAGTCGAAGCGCCTCAATTCGCCGTCTCGCTCTCCGGAAAGGTCGATCCGCGCGGAGCTTATCCCTTCGACCTCTCGGCCGACTGGTCCGCCGATCTCCTTCCGGACGCTTCGCTTCAAGGAAAGGGCGAGGCGAAGGGGACATTGGAAAAATTTGACCTTCGCCACCAACTGACCGCGCCTTTCTCTATCGACACACAAGGGACGGTCCGGCTGGAAGAGGGAACACCGGTGGTCGACCTAACCGGCTCCTGGAGCGACGTGCAGTGGCCTCTTACGGAAGAGGCAATGGTCGAAAGCAATCAGGGAACCTATCAGTTCAGCGGGCCGATGGACGATTATCGTTTCCGCCTTCAGGCCGACCTGCGCGGTCCGCAATTTCCCGAGACCCTCTTGGAAATCGAAGGGACCGGATCTGAAAAAATGGCGAACGTCCGTGAAGTGGCGGTCCGGACGCTCGATGGAAAGATCAACGGCAAAGGAGAAATCGCGTGGGCGCCGGAGGTCCGTTGGGCGCTCGCCCTCGATGGGTCAACCCTCAATCCGGGAGCGCGCTGGCCCGAATGGAACGGACGGATCACCTTCCATCTCAACACCGAAGGGAAATTGACCGACGCCGGTCCGGTTGGAACGTTTCAACTCGACGCGCTTCAGGGAGAACTTCGCGGCTACCCGGTCCGCGCGCAGGCCGATCTAAAGGTCGATGGGGAAACCTACGAAATTGAAGCGCTCGAACTTCACTCCGGATCGGCCCGTCTGACGGCCGCCGGGGAAATGTCCGGTCACTGGGACCTTCGCTGGAAAATTCAGGCCCCCGATCTCGCCGCCCTTCTCCCCGACGCCGGCGGAAGGCTCGCCGGCAGCGGACGGATTCGCGGCCCGCGATCCCTTCCGGCCATTTCGGCCGAGGTCCGCGGAGAAAGATTGCGATGGGCGGAGACGAAGATAAAGCAGCTGCGGCTGAAAGGATCGGTCGATCTTCAAGATGAAATGCCCTCTTCTATCGACATCGACGTTGAAGGGGTCGAAGCGGCCGGGGAGACGATCACCCGGATCGAGGTGGAAGGAAAGGGCCTCCTTTCGAGCCATGCCCTCCAGGCCGATGCCCGCACCCGCGATCAACGGGTCTTCCTTCGGATGGAGGGAGGCGTTGAGGGGAAACAATGGAAAGGGGCATTGAGACGATCGGCCTTGCAGGACAAAGCCTTCGGCAACTGGATTCTCGACGAACCGGTTCAGATGATCCTTTCGGCCGACGCGGCTGATGTCGAAACGGGATGCTGGCATCAGGAGGCGGCCCGATTCTGCATCGCCGGAGCGTGGCAGCAAGAGCAGGGGTGGCGGACGGAGGGGCGCGCGGAGCAGATCCCGCTCGATCTTATCAAACCGTGGCTTCCCCCCGAGACAACCCTCTCCAGCGCGCTCGATGGGGAGTGGCGCGCGAGCCAACGGGACGGCCGGCTTCAGTTCAAAACCAAATGGATTCCGCAACCGGGGACGTTGGTTTACAACGTGACCGAAGAGGAAACGCTCCGCTTCCCCTATCAGGACGGACTTTTTCAAGCGGAGCTGAACGAAAAGCGCCTTCTCGCCGAGGCCCGGCTGACCCTGACGGGACACGGCGGCCTTCAAGGCGTCGTCACCCTCTCCCCGTTCGATCTCGATGCCGATTGGCGGGAGGGCCGCCTTGACGGAACCGTGAAAGCGAACCTCGACCGGCTGGAGCCGATCACGGCACTCATCCCGAACGTGACACAATCCGGAGGGAAACTGCGGATCAATTTCGCTCTGGGAGGGAGCCCAACCGATCCTCAAGTTACCGGTGAAGCGACCCTGCAGGGAGGGACGGTTCGGATTGCGGCGCTCGGGATCACGCTCGATCCCCTCCGCCTGGAGATTCGAAGCCGGGACCCGGGAACGCTTCTCATCGATGCGGAAGCCGGATCGGGTCCCGGCCGGATCAACGTGAATGGAACAATCGCGATCGATCCCGACCGAGGCTGGCCGGCGCGACTTTCGATCCACGGCGAGCGGTTTGAAGCGGTCGATCTGCCGGAGGTGCATCTTCTCGCCTCCCCCGATCTCACCCTGCAGGTGCTGGGACGGCGGATCGAACTGGCCGGCGAAGTTTTTATTCCGGAAGCCGAGATCACCCCGCGCGAGCTTCCCGAGGGGGCGGTCCAGGTCTCGGAGGATGTCGTCATCGTTCGCGCTCCCTCTGGAGAGGAATCCGAGGCGGATTCCGCGCAGGGATGGGAGATCCATACCCGCGTGAGGATTCGTATGGGAGAAGAGGTCTCCTTCAACGGGTTCGGTCTGACCGGAAAGATCACCGGTGAACTGCTGGCGACCGACGCCCCCAATCGGCCGACCCTCGCGGAAGGAACGTTGCGAATCGTGGAAGGAAAATATCAGGCCTACGGCCAGAAGTTGGAAATCACCGAGGGACGGATTATATTTGCCGGCCCAACCGACAACCCCGGGCTCGACATCCGGGCGGTCCGAAAAGTGGAAGAGATCACCGCCGGCATTCATGTCAGCGGCACGCTGAAGCGCCCGCAGAGCACCCTCTTCTCCGACCCGCCGATGGACGAAGCGAATACCCTCTCCTATCTCCTCCTGGGACGCCCCCTCAACCAAGCTTCCGGGGAGGAAGGGGATCTGATGACAAAGGCGATCGCGGCCCTCGGCGTAAAGGGGGGAAACCTCCTCGCCAAGCGGATCGGCCGGACCCTCGGACTCGACGAGGTCCGTCTGGAGGGAGGAGAGACGATCGAGGAGACGACGCTGGTGATCGGGAGATATCTGTCGCCCCGGTTTTATGTCAGTTACGGAATCGGTCTCTTTGAAGCGGCCAATACCCTCTCTCTCCGTTACACGATCAACCGGAAGCTGACCCTTCGCGCCGAGAGCGGCGAAGAGAGCAGCCTCGACCTTCTCTATACGCGGGAGTACGAGTGACCCTCTGAAGCTCCCCGTCTTTAAACGTAAAACACCTTTCTTTAATCCGCTCCCGGCGCACTGTGATTCAAGTTACAGACGGGGAAAAACCAAACCGATTATTCTCATCCTCAACACCAGGGACCGATCGCTCTTTTTCTCGAGTGCTCGGCTCCTCTCTTCACACCCTTAAAGAAAGGAGAACCCCGATGATGAAACGCGCCTGTTCGTACGGAATGGTGATGCTGATGACGATCCTCCTCTTCTTCGGACAAAACGCCGAAGCAAAAAAGGTTCCCGGAGGCTTTCAAAAAGGGAAACCGGTCAAAGACAAAACCGCAACCGATCTCGACTGCAATGCCTGCGTCTCCGAGGACGAACTTGATTTCGACCTTACGAAAAAACCGGCCCACGTCGTGATCGTGGCAAAAAAAGGGGGAGACTACACCAGCGTGAGCGAGGCGCTGGCCGACATCGATCCTTCTGCCGACTATCCCTACTTGATTAAGGTGATGCCGGGAACCTACATCGACAATATTATGATGAAGAGCCACGTCCACCTGAAAGGGGCGGGCCGGGAGGTGACGACGATCCAATCGGCCGCTCCGGACCAGAGCGTGATCGTCCTGAATACCCTGACCAATGTGGCGATCTCCGGCCTGACGGTCACCGACGGTTTTTTCGGAATCTCCATTCTTGCCTCCTCGCCGACGATCTTGCACAATGCGATGACCGGAAATCAATTCGGCATGACCAGCCAAAACAACGCGTCGCCCATCATCGCCGGAAACATTATTGCGGACAATACGAACGAAGGAATCGACAATTTCAACAACGCCTCCCCGATGATTCAGGGAAATATCATCACCGGCAACGGCCGCGGGATTCTCAACTCCGTCGATACCGCCCCGACGATCGTCGGCAACATCATTCGCAACAATAACGGCGCCGGCGTTCGAAATGTTTCCTCCTCTCCCAACTTGAACGGCAACCTGATCACCGGGAACACCACCGAAGGGATCTCCAGCCAGGGAGGGTCCCCCACGATCATCGGCAACACCGTCTCGGGAAACGGCGGAAAAGGGATTACCAATGAAATCGGGGCGTCGGTGAATATCATCGGAAACACCGTCACCGACAATGGGGAGGAGGGGGTTTTCAACCTCTCGTCGTCGCCGATCATGATCACGCACAATCGGATCACCGGAAACGGCGCGGCCGAAGCGGACATCTTCGTTCATCCGATCAGCACACCGAACATCAGCTTCAATATTTACGACGACATCGACGGGAATACCGGCGTCGGGTCATTCAACGTCCAATCGGACGGGACGCCGGCGCCTGCGCCGTAGGAAGGATGATTGCCGGGGCGTATTGCAATACGCCCCGGCAAAAAACAACACGAATTTCTTGGACCTGTTCAACGCCCCCTCGGAATGACCCGTTTGAGAACCTTCCCCAGATTTTCAAGCTTGAACGGCTTGGCGATAAATTCGCTGAATCCGTATTTCATGAAAACGGCCGCCATCGGATCATTCGAATAGCCGCTGGAAACGATCGCCCTGACTTTCGGATCGATCTCGCGCAATGCAAGAATCGCCTCTTTTCCGCCCATCCCTCCCGGCACCGTCAAATCCATGATGACGGCATCGATCGGCGTCTCCGATTCGATCGCTTGCCGATAAAGCCGAATCGCTTCCGCTCCATCCTCGGCAAGGAGCGCCTCATAGCCGAGCCGGCGCAACATTTTGCCGAGAACGTCGCGGATGTTCTCCTCATCATCCATCACCAAAATCCTTCCCCGGCCGGTCAAGGATTCGACTTCAGCCGTCTCTTTTCCCTTTGGAAGAGCGGCCTTCGGGAATGCGGGGAGGTAGAGGGAGAAGGTGGCCCCTTTTCCCGGTTCGGAGTCGACGGTCATGTAGCCGTCATGTTTTTTGACAATCGAATAAGAGATCGACAACCCCAAGCCGCTTCCCTTCTGTTTGGTCGTAAAGTACGGATCGAATATCTTCGCAAGGTGACTCTTCGGAATGCCGATCCCGAAATCCCGGACGGAGATATGAACGTAGTTTCCTTCGTGGAGGGGAAGCCCCTTCACCTCGCCGGCCGTCTTGTTTGCGGCGCGGATTTCAAGGGTGCCTCCTTCCGGCATCGCCTGCTGCGCATTGAGAACCAGATTATGGATCACCTGGCCGATCTGCCCTTCGTCGATCTCGACCGGCCAAAGCCCCTCCTGGATTGAAAACGCACATCGAACATTGGACCCTCTCGTCACAAAATTGGATGCATCTCGGAGAAGATCGACGAGGGACGCGGTCTTTTTGACCGGGACGCCTCCCTTTGCGAAGGTCAATAACTGCTGGGCGAGATCTCTCGCCCGCATCGACGCTTTCTCCGCCTGCGCCAGCCGCTCGTAGGCCTCCGACCGTTCGTCGAGCGAGAGCATCGCGAGAGAAACATTCCCGAGGATGGCGGTCAGGATGTTGTTGAAATCATGCGCCACCCCCCCTGCAAGGAGGCCGACCGACTCCAGCGTGCTGGCCCGAAGGAGCTCTTCCTCCATCCTCTGGTTCTCCGTGACATCTCGAAAAACAAGGACCACTCCGATCACTTCCCCTTCCCGGTTTCGGATCGGCGCCCCGCTGTCGGCGATGGCATGCTCCTTCCCATCTTTTGCGATCAAAACGGTATGATTTGCAAGGGCGACGACATTCCCCGTGGCAAGGACTTTTTCCACCGGATTTTCGCAATGGGTCCGGCTTTTTTCATGAACGATTCGAAAGACCTCCGGCAACGGCCGGCCGATCGCCTCCGCTCGAAACCAGCCGCTGAGCTCCTCCGCGGTCCGGTTGATGAAGATCACGCGGCCCGTCACATCGGTGGCAATCACCCCGTCTCCGATGGAGCCAAGGGTCACCGCCAGACGCTCTTTCTCAGCCGCAAGGGCTTCTTCCGCCTGTTTTCGCTCGGTGATATCGCGAAGAAAGCCTTGAAACACGGCGGGACCTTCCAGCGGAATCCGCATGATCGTCAGCTCGACCGGAAACTCGCTTCCGTCGGCCCGCATGCCGGTCGTCTCGATCCGCTGATTTAAAACAGGCCCCGCTCCCGTCTCCAAATACCTCGCAAAAGCGTCCCGGTGGCGTTTTCTCAAATGCGGCGGGATGATCCGCTCGGCCAAGTTCTGCCCAAGAAGCTCCCCTCTTGAATAGCCGAACGTCCGCTCGGCGGCCGGGTTGAATTCGAGGATTCTCCCTTCGTGGTCGATGGTGATCATGCAATCGAGCGCCGACTCCATGATCGCCCGTTTTCTCGTCTCGCTTTCCCGAAGGGCCTTTTCCGATTCTTTCCGATCGATGAATTGCCCGATCTGGCTCCCGATGCTCGATAACATTTCCAAAAGCTCATCATCGGACCGTCTGACCCCGCAGCCGAAGAACTCCATGACCCCCGAGACCCCGTCGCCGCTTCGAATCGGAAAGGCCAGCGCCGAATGGAACCCCTCCTCTGCCGCCTGGACCATCCGGACGAAACCGGCTGCGGCGGTCACATCGGTCAACCAGATCGGCTCCTCCTCGGACCAAACACGCCCCGGGAGCCCTTCATCCGGCCAAAAAATCTTTTTACGACTGATCGCTTCAAATTCGGAAATACCGGCGGAGGGGGGACGCCAGGTCTCAATACAGGTCAAGACACGGACCTGATCATTCGTCTTCCAGAAAAAACCAAGATCCCAAGCGAGGCTTTCGCAAATGACCTGGAGAATTCTGGGAGCGGCCTCGGACAGCGTTCCGGATTCGGCCAGGATGCGGGTGATCGCATGTTCGGCGGAAAGATGGCTCTCCACCCGCTTCCGCTGGTTGATTTCAATCTGAAGATCGAGATTCATCGCATGCAACTGCGCCATGCGATCGATGACCCGTCGCTCCAAAGTTTCGTTCAGACGCTGGATATCGGACTCTGATTCCGACCGGGGAGGAAGGTCCCGAATGAGCGCAACGATCCGGCTCAGGGAGCGGCCGCCTTCCGGGACGGACGAGAAACGCGTCTCTCCTAAAAAAGTCTCCCCGCTCTTCGTCCGGTAGCGGATCACCTTTAAAGGGCCCGCCTTGCGGAAATCGGCCTCCGACGCACCGGTCTCCCCCTCCGAATAAAGAAAACGGAGGTGCTTGTTATTTAACTCATCGGGGGTATAGCCGAAAAGGGCCGTGAAGGCGGGATTGCAATCGAGAATCATCCATTCCGCATCGGCGACGATGACGGCGTCGTTGATGTGATCGAGGAGGGTCTTATCGCTCTGTTCCAAGGGCTCTCTACCCGATTGCCGCGGAGCGGCCTGATTCTTTCGATAGAGAAAAACAAAAAAAGGTGCAAATAGAAGAAGTAAAACCCCTGACAAAAAAATCATTGGGATCATCTCTGCTCCTACTAAACCGCTAAACGGCTGAGATCGATCAAATCCGCTGGAGCAAAATCTCTTTCAGGGCCGGTAAATACCGGTTTGGGGGTGACAATATGCGAATCCGCTTGGAAATCCAGCGGGTAACTCATTTTGTATAAAAACGGAAGACAAATCAACCGAAAAATCTCTGTCGGAAAAATTCCGACACGCATCGGCCCAATAACGTCCCTCCGGACGTTAGGCCCCGACCCGTTTGACCTCTGTCCGCCGGATCGGACCCGGCGCGTCGGAACGGCTTGGATCGAGCGCGTCCCGCAGCCCGTCTCCCAGAAAATTAAACGCCAGCATGGTAATAAAAATCGCAAGACTCGGAAATATAATGAGGTGGGGATAAAACTTAAGCGCCTTCCACCCCTCGTTCGCCAGCGTTCCCCAACTCGCCGCGGGCGGGGTCAGTCCCAGGCCGATGAAGCTGAGGGTCGATTCGGCCAGAATGGCCGAGGGAATTCGAAAGGTCAGCGTGACGATCAACACCCCCACCGTGTTCGGGAGAATGTGTCGGAGGAGAATCCGCGTATGGGTCGCCCCCATCGACCGGGCCGCTTCGATGTAGCTCAACTCCTTCAAGCGAAGGACCTCCCCGCGGATCAGGCGCGCCACGGTGATCCATCCGACTAGGCTCAGGGCCAAAAAGACGCCGACGATCCCCCGGCCGATCACCACGGTGATCAGGATAATCAGCAGCAGATCGGGAAGGGCATAAACGACATCGACCCCCCGCATCATTAAATTATCGATCTTTCCTCCGACATACCCGGAGATCGCGCCGTACAGCGTCCCGAGGACCAACGCCGAGAGGGCGGTGAGGAGGCTGACCGACATCGACACGCGGGTGCCGTAAATCAATCTTGAGAAAAGATCCCGTCCCAGCTCGTCGGTTCCCATCCAATGGGCGCGGCTCGGCGGGGAGAGACTCTCCGCCGTGTTCTGCAAATCGAACGGATAAGGGGCCACCGCATTTCCGAAGAGGGCGACGAAGAAGAGCAAGACGATCATCCCCAAGCTCGCCATCGCGAGCCGATCATGCTTGAATCGTTTCCAAAACGGATTCTCTTCCAAATGAAATCCTACGATAATTTCACGCGCGGGTCGATGAACGTATAAAAAATATCGACCAGAAGGTTCGCGACGACGATTAAGACGGCGTAGATGAGGGTCACCCCCATGATCAGCGGGTAATCCCGATTGGTCACGGCGGTGATGAAAAATTTTCCCATCCCCGGAACGGAGAAGATAAACTCGACGACAAACGACCCGGTCACCAGGGCCGCCGTCAGCGGACCTAAGATCGTCACCACCGGGGAGAGGGCGTTTTTCAAAATGTGCCGAAAGAGGATCACCCCCTCGGAGAGACCCTTCGACCGGGCGGTCCGAACGTAATCCTGTCGATTGGTTTCGAGGATGCTCGACCGGCTCAGCCGCGCGATGTAGGCCGCCGGCGCCAGTCCCAACGTGACGGCGGGAAGAACCGCATGGCGAAAGCCTTCCCAGAGGGCCGGAGGGAAAAGCTGATAACGGTGGGAGAGAAGATAAATCAGCAGCGCTCCCAGGACGAAGTTCGGCGTCGATATCCCCGCCGTGGCGAGAAACATGCTGAAGCGGTCCCAAAAGGAATGGGCGGTCACCGAGGAGATCATCCCGGCGATCAAGCCGAACAGAACGGCGATGCCGAGCGCCAGCAGACCCAACTGGATCGAAACGGGAAGGGTGTCGCCGATGACGTCGTTGACCGTCCGTCCAAGATATTTGTACGATGGACCGAGATCTCCCTGGATCAACCCCTTCATATAGAGAAGATATTGACGGAGGAGCGGCTGATCGAGATGGTACTTCGCCTCGACGTTCGCCTTGATCTCCGGTGGAAGCTTCTTCTCCCGGTCGAACGGCCCCCCCGGCACGACATGCATGATAAAAAAGGTGAGGGTCGCGACCACCCAGAGAACCGGGATCGCCCAGAGGATGCGGCGAAGAATGAAAGTCAGGATCATTCAGGTACCTTTGAAACGGATGATGCGGTGCATCTGAGTCTCAAGGCGACAGTGTATCCTTTCCGCCGACCGAAGTCTAGATTTGATGTAATCGGAGATCGATCTTTCCCAAGAGCGGCCTCGTCCGATTGAATATTTTTATTCCACCCGCTATGATGGATCGGGTCTATTCTACGTTCTGCTCTCCCCATCTGGAATTTGGAGGATGGGGGTAGACGTTGTCGAGCCGAATGGTGCAGACTAAAAGAAGCGATCAAGCCCGGCTTATTCTGTTCTGAGGAGCGGGGGCGGAGAGGACGGGAGAATCGACGTTGGAGGAGGATAAATGGATCTGAAAGAGCACGATCTCGATCAACTCTGCATCAATACGATCCGAATGTTGTCCGCCGATGCGGTGCAAAAGGCCAACTCCGGCCATCCCGGAGCCCCGATGGGGTTGGCCCCGTTAGGTTATCTCCTCTGGACGCAGTTTTTAAAACACAACCCGAAGAATCCGCATTGGCCCGATCGGGACCGTTTTGTTCTCTCGGCGGGACATGCCTCGATGCTCCTCTACAGCTTGCTTTACCTGACCGGCTACGATCTGTCGCTGGAGGAGATCAAGCGGTTTCGGCAGTGGGAGAGCAAGACCCCCGGCCATCCGGAGCAGGGCCATGTCCCTTCCGGCGTCGAAACCACAACCGGCCCGCTGGGGCAGGGATTTTCCAACGGGGTCGGGATGGCGATCGCCGAGCGCTTTCTGGCGGCGCACTTTAACCGTCCCGGCCATTCCATCGTCGATCATCACACCTATGTTATTGCCAGCGACGGCGACATGATGGAAGGGATCGCCTCGGAGGCGGCCTCGCTCGCCGGACATCTTCAACTCGGAAAGTTAATCTGCTTCTACGACGCCAATCAGATCACGATCGAAGGGAGCACCGACCTCGCCTTCCGTGAAGATGTCAAAAAGCGCTTCGAGGCGTACGGCTGGAACGTGATCGGCCCCCTGCCCGACGGGAACGATCTTGCGGCGATGTCGAAGGCGATTCAAGCGGCCCAGGCCGAGACCGAGCGTCCGTCTCTCATTATCGTCCGGACCCATATCGGTTACGGAAGTCCGAACAAACAAGACCGCGCCCAAGCACACGGCGAGCCGCTGGGGAAAGAAGAGGTCCGGCTGACGAAAGAACATCTCGGCTGGCCGACGGAGCCCGACTTCTATGTTCCCGAGCCCGCGCTCGCACATTATCGAAAAACAGCCGAGAAAGGAGCGCGGCTGGAATCCGAGTGGCAGCGCCGATTCGACGCCTACGCCGCCGCCGAGCCCGATCTGGCAAAGGAGTGGCAGCGCATGGTGAAAAGCGAGCGACCGGAGGGGTGGGACGCCGAGATCAAAAAATACCAGCCGAAGGGGGCGACGGCGACCCGGCGCGCCTTCGGAGACGTGCTCAACCTCACCGCCCCCCAGCTCTCAAACCTGATCGGCGGATCGGCCGACCTCGCCCCTTCGAATGATACCACCCAGAAAGGCTTGGGCGATTTTCTCGCGGGGCATTATGAGGGGCGCACCCTCCACTTCGGCGTCCGCGAGCATGCGATGGGAGGGGCCCTCAACGGAATGGCGCTCCATGGCGGCGTGATCCCGTATGGGGGAACCTTTCTGATCTTCTCCGATTACATGAAAGCCTCGATCCGTCTCGCGGCGCTGATGGAGCTGCCGGTAATCTATATCTTCACCCACGACAGCATCGGCCTGGGAGAAGACGGGCCGACCCATCAACCGATCGAGCAGTTGGCCGGCTTGAGGGCAATCCCGAATATGACCGTCATCCGTCCCGCCGACGCGGCGGAGACCGCCGCGGCATGGCGCTTGGCCGTCGCGCGGCGCAAAGGACCGGTCGCGTTGATCCTCACACGGCAGAAAATTCCCCTCATCGATCGAAGCCGGTCCGCCCCGGCCGATCAACTGGAGAAGGGGGGGTATGTCCTGAGCGAGACGGAAGGGCGCGCGCCGGAGATGATTTTGATCGCGACCGGCTCGGAGGTCCATCTGGCGGTGGAAGCGGCGCAGGCATTGGAGAAGGAGGGGGCCGCCGTCCGGGTGGTCAGCATGCCGAGTTGGGAACTCTTCGAGCGGCAACCGGTCGCCTATCGCACGGCGGTCCTCCCCCCGGAGGTCACGGTGCGGATCTCGATCGAGGCCGCTTCGACCTTCGGCTGGGAGCGTTACGTCGGAGGAAGCGGGGCCATGATCGGCTTGAACCGATTTGGCGCATCGGCTCCCGGCGAGGTGGTGATGCGGGAGCTGGGGTTTACCGTAGAAAATGTGCTGGCCCACGCCCGGCCGCTTCTCAACACCCCTTCCGGGGCCGGCGCGGGAAGGAGGAAAGGGTCATGAAGAAAAATCCGATGAAGGAATTACAGAAGCAGGGCCAGAGCCTCTGGCTCGACAATGTAAATCGCGCCTTGATCACCTCCGGAGCGCTGCAACGGCTGATCGATGAGGGGTTGACCGGGCTGACCTCCAACCCGACGATCTTCGAGAAGGCGATCGGAGAGAGCGCAGACTATGACGGGGACATCCGGCGGCTCGTCTCGGAAAGAAAGGAGGTCTCGGAAATCATCGATGCGCTGACGATCAAAGATATCCAGATGGCGGCCGATCTCTTTCGGCCGATTTATGAGAGAACGAACGGCGCGGACGGATTTGTTTCGATCGAGCTGAACCCGGCGCTCGCCCATCAGACCGAAGCAACGATCGCAGCGGCCAAAGCGCTCCACCCCCGGCTGGACCGGCCGAATGTGATGATCAAAGTCCCGGCCACCGAGGCTGGAATTCCGGCGATTGAAGCCCTGACGGCGGAGGGGATCTCGATCAACATCACCCTTCTCTTTTCGCTCGAGCGATACGTGCAGGTCGCAAGCGCCTACATCGCGGGGATCAAAAGCCGGCTCCAACAAGGCCGGCCGGTGGCATCGATCCGGTCGGTCGCCTCTGTTTTCGTCAGCCGGATCGATACCGCCGTCGATCGGCTTCTGGAAGCGCACATTCAGGAGGCCGGGATCGAGGCCGAGCGGACGGCGTTCAAGGCCCTCCTCGGCAAAGCCGGCATTGCCAACTCCAAGATGATCTATCAAAAGTTCAAAGAGATCTTTCAAGGTCCAGACTTTCTCGAACTCCAAAAGCAGGGTGTCTCTCTCCAACGCGTTTTGTGGGGCAGCACCGGAACCAAAAACCCAAATTACCCGGATCTGCTCTATGTTGAAGCGTTGATCGGACCGGAAACGATCAATACCGTTCCGCCCGCCACCCTGACCGCTTTTAAAGACCATGGAAAGGTTCGACCGAGTTTGGAAGAAAACCTCGGCGAAGCGCGCGAGACACTCCAGAAACTATCCACGATCGGGATTCATCTCCGACGAGTGACCCATGACATTCAGGAAGAAGGGGTGAAGTCGTTCTCGGAGTCATTTGAGAAATTGTTTGCCCGCCTTGCGGAGAAGCGGCGGAACATGCTCGCTAAAAAGATCGCCTGAAGGGTGTGGGGCATGGCGCACCTGGTGTGAGGATCTGAAATCAAAGAATTCCTCCAGCGCCGGCCCCACATACAACCCGCATACAAATAGAAGGAGCAACCGATGCAAATCGGATTTATCGGACTGGGACGCATGGGGGCCAACATGGTGCAACGACTCGCGGAGGGGGGACACGCCGTCGTCGGTTATGATCGAAGCCCGGACACCGTGCAGCAGATCACCCGCCACGGCGCGGTCGGGGCGACCTCCCTCGCCGATCTGACCGGAAAGCTGGAGCGGCCCCGCGCCGTT contains:
- the tal gene encoding transaldolase → MKKNPMKELQKQGQSLWLDNVNRALITSGALQRLIDEGLTGLTSNPTIFEKAIGESADYDGDIRRLVSERKEVSEIIDALTIKDIQMAADLFRPIYERTNGADGFVSIELNPALAHQTEATIAAAKALHPRLDRPNVMIKVPATEAGIPAIEALTAEGISINITLLFSLERYVQVASAYIAGIKSRLQQGRPVASIRSVASVFVSRIDTAVDRLLEAHIQEAGIEAERTAFKALLGKAGIANSKMIYQKFKEIFQGPDFLELQKQGVSLQRVLWGSTGTKNPNYPDLLYVEALIGPETINTVPPATLTAFKDHGKVRPSLEENLGEARETLQKLSTIGIHLRRVTHDIQEEGVKSFSESFEKLFARLAEKRRNMLAKKIA